In Sphingomonas sp. R1, a single genomic region encodes these proteins:
- the secA gene encoding preprotein translocase subunit SecA: MFGGIAKSLFGSSNDRYVKSLKPIVQKIASFEPTLQAMDDDTLAAQTIKFREQLANGAKLDDLLPEAFATVREAARRVIGQRHYDVQMVGGIVLHRGEIAEMRTGEGKTLVATLATYLNALPGEGVHVITVNDYLARRDAEWMAQVYGFLGLTTGVIVPNLSDQQRRDAYASDITYGTNNEFGFDYLRDNMKYDRASMVQRPFAYAIVDEVDSILIDEARTPLIISGPTDDKSELYLKVDAVVKQLDASTYEKDEKQRTIVLTEEGTEVVERLLEDAGVLEGANLYDFENTQVVHHLNQALRANVMFKRDTDYIVKDGKVVIIDEFTGRMMDGRRWSDGLHQAVEAKEGVNIEPENQTLASITFQNYFRMYPKLGGMTGTASTEAAEFYDIYKMNVVTIPTNLPVQRVDEEDTFYKTTEDKFAGIAKTIKAHAERGQPVLVGTVSIEKSEMLSEFLHREGVKHEVLNARFHESEAHIVAQAGRLGMVTVSTNMAGRGTDIQLGGNVEFRVADELRDMPEGPERDAAIERIKAEVAEEKEKVKAAGGLFVLGTERHESRRIDNQLRGRSGRQGDPGLSRFYLSLDDDLLRIFGSNTLFARMMRSSLEDGEAMPPSRWLSKAIETAQRKVEARNYDIRKQVVEYDDVMNDQRKVIYEQRADIMDADTVGSVVVDMRHETVNAIVGEACPPNSYPEQWNIEGLKTRLADTLNLDLPVDQWVKDEEAIDPEILEERIREAADAAVAEKAADLEPETWTSIEKSILLQNLDHHWKEHLAMLDALRQVVHLRAYAQKTPINEYKHEAFSMFQRMLDTIREDVTRTMAFAQFRMSPPPELPELPAFLTTHIDPLTGEDNSADWDGGSAGLVTTRIPQLGIPQPAGDDYGTDPAQWEGVVSRNAPCPCGSGLKYKHCHGQVA, from the coding sequence ATGTTCGGCGGTATTGCCAAGTCGCTTTTCGGTTCGTCCAACGATCGCTACGTCAAGTCGCTCAAGCCGATCGTCCAGAAGATCGCCAGCTTCGAGCCCACGCTCCAGGCGATGGACGATGACACGCTCGCGGCGCAGACGATCAAGTTTCGCGAGCAACTCGCCAACGGCGCCAAGCTCGACGATCTGCTGCCGGAAGCCTTTGCCACGGTGCGCGAGGCGGCCCGCCGCGTGATCGGCCAGCGCCATTATGACGTGCAGATGGTCGGCGGCATCGTGCTGCACCGCGGCGAGATCGCCGAGATGCGGACCGGCGAAGGCAAGACGCTGGTGGCGACGCTCGCCACCTATCTGAACGCGCTGCCGGGCGAAGGCGTCCATGTCATCACCGTCAACGACTATCTCGCCCGCCGCGACGCGGAATGGATGGCGCAGGTCTATGGCTTCCTCGGCCTCACCACCGGCGTGATCGTGCCCAACCTGTCCGACCAGCAGCGCCGCGACGCCTATGCCTCGGACATCACCTACGGCACGAACAACGAGTTCGGCTTCGACTATCTGCGCGACAACATGAAGTACGACCGCGCCAGCATGGTGCAGCGCCCGTTCGCCTATGCGATCGTCGACGAGGTCGACTCGATCCTGATCGACGAGGCGCGCACCCCGCTGATCATCTCCGGCCCCACCGACGACAAGTCGGAACTCTACCTCAAGGTGGACGCGGTGGTGAAGCAGCTCGATGCTTCGACCTACGAGAAGGACGAGAAGCAGCGCACCATCGTCCTGACCGAGGAAGGCACCGAGGTGGTCGAGCGGCTGCTCGAGGACGCCGGGGTGCTGGAAGGCGCCAACCTCTACGACTTCGAGAACACGCAGGTCGTCCACCACCTGAACCAGGCGCTGCGCGCGAACGTGATGTTCAAGCGCGACACGGACTACATCGTCAAGGACGGGAAGGTCGTCATCATCGACGAGTTCACCGGTCGCATGATGGACGGCCGCCGCTGGTCGGACGGCCTGCACCAGGCGGTGGAGGCCAAGGAAGGCGTCAACATCGAGCCGGAGAACCAGACGCTCGCCTCGATCACCTTCCAGAACTATTTCCGCATGTACCCGAAGCTCGGCGGCATGACCGGCACCGCCTCGACCGAAGCAGCCGAATTCTACGACATCTACAAGATGAACGTCGTCACCATCCCGACCAACCTGCCGGTGCAGCGCGTCGACGAGGAAGACACGTTCTACAAGACCACCGAGGACAAGTTCGCCGGCATCGCCAAGACGATCAAGGCGCATGCCGAGCGCGGCCAGCCGGTGCTGGTCGGTACCGTCTCGATCGAGAAGTCGGAGATGCTCTCCGAGTTCCTCCACCGCGAAGGCGTGAAGCACGAGGTGCTGAATGCCCGCTTCCACGAGAGTGAAGCGCATATCGTGGCTCAGGCGGGCCGCCTGGGCATGGTGACCGTCTCCACCAACATGGCGGGCCGCGGCACCGACATTCAGCTGGGCGGCAATGTCGAATTCCGCGTCGCCGATGAATTGCGCGACATGCCCGAGGGCCCCGAGCGCGACGCCGCGATCGAGCGGATCAAGGCCGAGGTCGCCGAGGAGAAAGAAAAGGTGAAGGCCGCGGGCGGCCTGTTCGTGCTCGGCACCGAGCGTCACGAAAGCCGCCGTATCGACAACCAGCTGCGCGGCCGCTCGGGCCGTCAGGGCGATCCGGGCCTCAGCCGCTTTTATCTGAGCCTCGACGACGACCTGCTGCGCATCTTCGGCTCGAACACGCTGTTCGCCCGGATGATGCGCTCCAGCCTGGAGGATGGCGAGGCGATGCCGCCGTCGCGCTGGCTGAGCAAGGCGATCGAGACTGCGCAGCGCAAGGTCGAGGCGCGCAACTATGATATCCGCAAGCAGGTCGTCGAATATGACGACGTGATGAACGACCAGCGCAAGGTCATCTATGAGCAGCGCGCCGACATCATGGATGCGGACACCGTCGGCTCCGTGGTGGTCGACATGCGCCACGAGACCGTGAACGCGATCGTCGGCGAGGCCTGCCCGCCGAACAGCTATCCGGAACAGTGGAACATCGAAGGGCTCAAGACGCGTCTCGCCGACACGCTCAACCTCGACCTGCCGGTCGACCAGTGGGTGAAGGACGAGGAAGCGATCGACCCGGAGATCCTGGAGGAACGCATTCGCGAGGCGGCCGACGCGGCGGTAGCGGAGAAGGCGGCGGATCTGGAGCCGGAGACCTGGACCTCGATCGAGAAGTCGATCCTGCTGCAGAACCTCGACCATCACTGGAAGGAGCATCTCGCGATGCTCGACGCGCTGCGCCAGGTCGTGCACCTGCGCGCCTATGCGCAGAAGACGCCGATCAACGAATACAAGCACGAGGCGTTTTCGATGTTCCAGCGGATGCTCGACACGATCCGCGAGGACGTGACGCGCACCATGGCCTTCGCCCAGTTCCGCATGAGCCCGCCGCCGGAGCTTCCGGAACTGCCTGCGTTCCTGACGACGCACATCGATCCGCTGACCGGCGAGGACAACAGCGCCGACTGGGACGGCGGCTCGGCCGGGCTGGTGACGACGCGGATCCCGCAGCTCGGCATCCCGCAGCCGGCGGGCGACGATTACGGCACCGATCCGGCCCAGTGGGAGGGGGTTGTCAGCCGCAATGCGCCGTGCCCGTGCGGCTCGGGGCTGAAGTACAAGCACTGCCACGGTCAGGTGGCGTAA
- the addA gene encoding double-strand break repair helicase AddA gives MSRSPAKLHPLKGNQKRASDPTRHIWLSASAGTGKTQVLAARVWRLLLAGTEPSAILCLTFTKAGAAEMSERITGRLAYWVRARDEDLAADLEALGESIGPERRATARTLFAKVLDAPGGGIRIQTIHSFCQSLLAAFPIEAGLVPGFRPLEAREEAVLARETLAEMLVDARREGRERVIDAIGALSLRLGEGGAEGFLQECARAGDALEALPSGIQPWLRRAFDLPTGDIRESLATSCCDDEFDLRTLRNIASANAAWGTARGLERADVIAAWLARSPEQRAETLGDLHLVWATAKGDPRSFAKGQAPQDPDYAEAALRLHGRCGDLLAMQVRAVYVDLLARGLEAGRDYARAYAAAKRRLGAVDFDDLIGRTIALLGQPGMGEWVRYKLDQVTEHVLIDEAQDTNPRQWAIVSAMADEFFAGEGARGDRLRTLFTVGDYKQAIFGFQGTDPIFFQAAFERFKRLANIQTDYEAEVRALEQLSLTHSFRSTRPVLEFVDTALGLLPEPGMGPMSDSEPHASEVPGPGTVMLWPPVIGGGSDADEEEWIGDATRALAARIARAIKGWIGTLPLSAKGRMLAPGDVMVLVKRRGELASLIVARLYAEGVPVAGVDRLRLNAPLAVQDLLAAIRFALQPEDDLSLASLLVSPLIGWSQEELMAAAVRERGGLWRHLRERQPAEKLAPLYDLLRRADLATPYRFLEEILSGPLQGRRKLLTRLGEEARDPIEELLNAALTFETRATPSLQRFLDWFDRGDVEIVRDAAQPQPAVRVMTAHGSKGLQAPLVILADATVDPTRSPRSFLKWAPEGEEKFPIFRPRSAERDGALAQALAEADARELQEHWRLFYVAATRAEERLVIAGALGPQAKGVPPKASWYAAGAAAFDALGVPEDEAGVRVFNGVVPPAPVRPMVAAPPSLPATSVPALPDWLHARAPEEARPPRPLAPSSLGDDQVADPPPGPALRAAAERGRLLHALFERLPGVASDARRSAADRWLAGACGIDDPAERTALIDAAMAVTEDPRFAELFGPDALGEAPIAAVVADGVVVSGTVDRLVVRPDRVRVVDFKTGRRAPAGLDAVPPYHLRQMAAYVAALQVIFPDREVEAALLYSAGPVLYALPEALLDRHKPGYAG, from the coding sequence ATGAGCCGCAGCCCTGCCAAGCTCCACCCGCTCAAGGGCAATCAGAAGCGCGCCAGCGATCCAACGCGGCACATCTGGCTTTCCGCCTCGGCCGGTACGGGCAAAACGCAAGTTCTCGCGGCGCGGGTCTGGCGGCTGCTGCTCGCCGGCACCGAGCCCTCGGCGATCCTGTGCCTCACCTTCACCAAGGCCGGCGCGGCCGAGATGTCCGAACGGATCACCGGTCGCCTCGCCTATTGGGTGCGGGCCAGGGACGAGGATCTCGCCGCCGATCTGGAAGCATTGGGCGAAAGCATCGGCCCGGAGCGCCGGGCGACCGCGCGCACGCTGTTCGCCAAGGTGCTCGATGCACCCGGTGGCGGCATTCGCATCCAGACGATCCACAGCTTCTGCCAGTCGCTGCTTGCTGCGTTCCCGATCGAGGCCGGTCTGGTGCCCGGTTTTCGCCCGCTGGAAGCCCGCGAAGAGGCGGTGCTGGCCCGCGAGACGCTGGCCGAGATGCTGGTCGATGCCCGGCGTGAGGGACGCGAGCGCGTGATCGACGCGATCGGTGCGCTGTCGCTGCGGCTCGGCGAGGGCGGGGCGGAGGGCTTCCTGCAGGAATGCGCGCGCGCGGGCGACGCCCTGGAGGCATTGCCCAGCGGCATCCAGCCCTGGCTGCGCCGCGCCTTCGATTTACCCACCGGTGACATTCGAGAATCGCTCGCAACAAGCTGTTGCGATGATGAATTTGATTTGAGAACGCTACGCAATATCGCGTCGGCGAATGCTGCTTGGGGGACCGCGAGGGGGCTCGAACGCGCCGACGTGATCGCCGCATGGCTGGCGCGTTCGCCCGAGCAGCGGGCGGAGACGCTCGGGGATCTCCACCTTGTCTGGGCGACCGCCAAGGGTGATCCCCGCAGCTTCGCCAAGGGACAGGCGCCGCAGGACCCCGACTATGCTGAGGCGGCGCTGCGCCTGCACGGACGCTGCGGCGACCTGCTCGCGATGCAGGTGCGCGCCGTCTATGTCGATCTGCTCGCACGCGGGCTGGAGGCGGGGCGGGACTATGCCCGCGCCTATGCCGCCGCCAAGCGCCGGCTGGGTGCGGTGGATTTCGATGATCTGATCGGCCGCACCATCGCGCTGCTCGGCCAGCCGGGCATGGGCGAGTGGGTGCGCTACAAGCTCGACCAGGTGACCGAGCATGTGCTGATCGACGAGGCGCAGGACACCAATCCCCGGCAATGGGCGATCGTGTCGGCGATGGCCGACGAGTTCTTCGCGGGGGAGGGCGCGCGCGGCGACCGGCTGCGCACGCTGTTCACCGTGGGCGATTACAAGCAGGCGATCTTCGGCTTCCAGGGCACCGACCCGATCTTTTTCCAGGCGGCGTTCGAGCGGTTCAAGCGCCTGGCCAACATCCAGACCGATTATGAGGCGGAAGTGCGCGCGCTGGAGCAGCTCTCGCTCACGCACAGCTTCCGATCGACGCGGCCGGTGCTGGAGTTCGTCGACACCGCGCTGGGCCTGCTGCCGGAACCCGGCATGGGCCCGATGAGCGACAGTGAGCCGCATGCCAGCGAAGTGCCGGGGCCGGGCACGGTGATGCTCTGGCCGCCGGTGATCGGGGGCGGCAGCGACGCCGACGAGGAGGAATGGATCGGCGACGCCACCCGCGCGCTCGCTGCCCGTATCGCGCGGGCGATCAAGGGCTGGATCGGCACGCTGCCGCTTTCCGCCAAGGGCCGGATGCTCGCGCCGGGCGACGTGATGGTGCTGGTCAAGCGGCGCGGGGAACTCGCTTCGCTGATCGTCGCGCGGCTCTATGCCGAGGGGGTGCCGGTGGCGGGCGTCGACCGGCTGCGGCTCAACGCGCCGCTGGCGGTGCAGGATCTGCTGGCGGCAATCCGGTTCGCGCTGCAGCCCGAGGACGATCTGTCGCTGGCCTCGCTGCTTGTCTCGCCGCTGATCGGCTGGAGCCAGGAGGAACTGATGGCCGCGGCGGTGCGCGAGCGCGGCGGTCTGTGGCGGCACCTGCGCGAACGCCAGCCGGCCGAGAAGCTGGCGCCGCTCTACGATCTGCTGCGCCGGGCCGATCTCGCCACGCCCTATCGCTTCCTCGAGGAAATCCTCTCCGGCCCGCTGCAGGGGCGTCGCAAGCTGCTCACCCGGCTGGGCGAAGAGGCGCGCGATCCGATCGAGGAACTGCTGAATGCGGCGCTGACCTTCGAGACGCGCGCGACGCCGTCCCTCCAGCGCTTCCTCGACTGGTTCGATCGTGGCGATGTCGAGATCGTCCGCGATGCCGCGCAGCCGCAGCCCGCGGTGCGGGTGATGACCGCGCATGGCTCTAAGGGACTGCAGGCACCGCTGGTAATTCTGGCGGACGCGACGGTGGATCCGACGCGCAGCCCCCGCAGCTTCCTCAAATGGGCGCCGGAAGGGGAGGAGAAATTCCCGATTTTCCGCCCGCGCAGCGCCGAGCGCGACGGTGCGCTTGCCCAGGCACTGGCCGAGGCGGACGCCCGCGAGCTGCAGGAGCATTGGCGGCTCTTCTATGTTGCCGCCACGCGGGCGGAGGAGCGGCTGGTGATCGCCGGTGCACTGGGCCCGCAGGCCAAGGGCGTGCCGCCCAAGGCGAGCTGGTATGCCGCCGGCGCCGCCGCGTTCGACGCGCTGGGCGTACCGGAGGACGAGGCGGGAGTGCGGGTTTTTAACGGCGTGGTTCCGCCGGCGCCGGTCCGGCCGATGGTGGCGGCGCCGCCGTCGCTACCGGCGACGTCGGTGCCGGCGCTGCCCGACTGGCTGCATGCGCGTGCCCCGGAAGAGGCGCGGCCGCCGCGGCCGCTTGCGCCGTCGTCGCTGGGCGACGATCAGGTCGCCGATCCGCCGCCGGGGCCTGCCCTGCGGGCTGCCGCCGAGCGCGGCCGGCTGCTCCACGCGCTGTTCGAGCGGCTGCCCGGCGTCGCCTCGGATGCACGACGCTCCGCCGCGGACCGCTGGCTGGCGGGCGCCTGCGGCATCGACGATCCGGCGGAGCGCACCGCGCTGATCGATGCCGCCATGGCGGTGACCGAGGACCCGCGCTTCGCCGAGCTGTTCGGTCCCGACGCGCTGGGCGAGGCGCCGATCGCCGCCGTGGTGGCGGACGGCGTGGTGGTATCCGGCACGGTCGACCGGCTTGTGGTGCGGCCGGATCGGGTGCGTGTGGTCGACTTCAAGACCGGGCGACGCGCGCCTGCCGGGCTGGACGCGGTGCCGCCCTACCATCTGCGCCAGATGGCCGCCTATGTCGCGGCGCTGCAGGTGATCTTCCCCGATCGCGAGGTGGAGGCCGCGCTTCTCTATTCCGCCGGTCCGGTACTCTACGCATTGCCGGAGGCTCTTCTCGATCGGCACAAGCCGGGCTACGCGGGGTAG
- a CDS encoding CC0125/CC1285 family lipoprotein: MTATPYQPASASGSVRNGYSDEQIEENRFRVSFSGNSLTSRETVERYLLYRAAELTLQNGYDYFVLADRDTEKKTQTYATPGIGGAGFGPWGAWGPYWRFHNPGWGWRSWDPFWGDPFFDRNVDIRTVDRYEAMAEIVMGKGPKPADTVRAFDARSVKERLGAKIQMPQTR, from the coding sequence ATGACCGCCACGCCGTACCAGCCCGCTTCGGCGAGCGGATCGGTGCGCAACGGCTATTCGGACGAGCAGATCGAAGAGAATCGCTTCCGCGTGAGCTTTTCGGGCAACAGCCTGACCTCGCGTGAAACCGTCGAGCGCTACCTGCTCTATCGGGCCGCCGAGCTCACCCTGCAGAACGGCTATGACTATTTCGTTCTCGCCGATCGCGATACCGAGAAGAAGACGCAGACCTATGCCACGCCCGGCATCGGCGGCGCCGGCTTTGGCCCCTGGGGGGCCTGGGGCCCGTATTGGCGCTTCCACAACCCCGGCTGGGGCTGGCGCAGCTGGGACCCCTTCTGGGGCGACCCCTTCTTCGATCGCAACGTCGATATCCGCACCGTCGATCGCTACGAGGCGATGGCAGAGATCGTAATGGGCAAGGGCCCGAAGCCCGCCGACACTGTGCGTGCCTTCGATGCCCGCTCGGTGAAGGAGCGCCTCGGCGCCAAGATCCAGATGCCGCAGACCCGCTGA
- a CDS encoding phosphoribosyltransferase, with protein MGDIIFTHFTHDQLVAGVHAIAETVADWAPTLLVGVGRGGLTPAVYLSHRIGLPLVSIDHSTRIAQFGEELVAVLAQRTREGERLLFVEDINDSGKTIGELRAALAAQGAVADQVRFAVLMDNVSSSQRVEYGAQSIDRAIQKDWFVFPWEAMAPRDALDKDAREVPERLG; from the coding sequence ATGGGCGACATCATCTTCACCCACTTCACCCATGACCAGCTCGTCGCCGGCGTCCATGCCATCGCCGAGACGGTGGCGGACTGGGCCCCTACCCTGCTGGTCGGCGTCGGGCGGGGCGGGCTGACCCCGGCGGTCTATCTCTCCCACCGGATCGGGCTGCCCCTGGTGTCGATCGACCATTCCACCCGCATCGCGCAGTTCGGCGAGGAACTGGTCGCCGTGCTGGCCCAGCGCACGCGCGAGGGCGAGCGCCTGCTGTTCGTCGAGGACATCAACGACAGCGGCAAGACGATCGGCGAGCTCCGCGCCGCGCTGGCCGCGCAGGGCGCCGTGGCGGACCAGGTTCGCTTCGCGGTGCTGATGGACAATGTCAGCTCGTCGCAGCGCGTGGAATATGGCGCGCAGTCGATCGACCGCGCCATCCAGAAGGACTGGTTCGTCTTCCCCTGGGAAGCGATGGCGCCGCGCGACGCGCTCGACAAGGACGCCCGCGAAGTGCCTGAACGGCTGGGTTGA
- the trxA gene encoding thioredoxin, with protein MATLATTDAAFETDVLQADKPVVVDFWAEWCGPCRMIAPALEELSEELADQVQIVKINIDDNPDAPTKYGVRGIPTMILFKGGQQVATQVGALPKSGIKHWIEREI; from the coding sequence ATGGCCACTCTGGCGACCACCGACGCCGCTTTCGAAACCGACGTGCTGCAGGCCGACAAGCCGGTCGTCGTTGATTTCTGGGCAGAATGGTGCGGGCCGTGCCGCATGATCGCCCCGGCGCTGGAGGAACTCTCGGAAGAGCTGGCCGATCAGGTGCAGATCGTGAAGATCAACATCGACGACAACCCCGATGCGCCGACCAAGTACGGCGTGCGCGGCATCCCGACGATGATCCTGTTCAAGGGCGGCCAGCAGGTCGCGACCCAGGTCGGCGCGCTGCCCAAGAGCGGCATCAAGCATTGGATCGAACGCGAGATCTGA
- the argJ gene encoding bifunctional glutamate N-acetyltransferase/amino-acid acetyltransferase ArgJ, translated as MSTSTSPLALPFPVLPAIPGVTPRVARARYKNWDRCDLTFVTFDEGTSVAGVLTTSKCPSPEVEWCRKALPLGKARALVVNAGNSNAFTGNRGRAAVEAIAARTAQHLGCDPSDVFVSSTGVIGVPLPIDKAEAGLDAAYAAEPCSWEQAAATIMTTDTFAKGAVTTAVVDGRTVTLAGIIKGSGMIAPDMATMLGYVFTDAAVDPVFLQRALGDANGSSFSCITVDGDTSTSDTVLAFATGKAGNAPLASDEDDGADAFRAALADLCRQLALLVVRDGEGAQKLIEIAVEGAESDRSAHRIALSIANSPLVKTAVAGEDANWGRVVMAVGKAGEPAERDRLAIRFGTTQVARDGLAVESYDEAPVAAHLKGQHVEIGVDLGLGEGRATVWTCDLTHGYISINADYRS; from the coding sequence GTGTCCACCAGCACCTCCCCGCTCGCGCTTCCCTTCCCTGTCCTCCCCGCGATCCCCGGCGTAACGCCGCGCGTGGCGCGGGCGCGGTACAAGAACTGGGATCGCTGCGACCTGACCTTCGTCACGTTCGACGAGGGCACCAGCGTCGCGGGCGTGCTGACGACCAGCAAATGCCCCTCGCCCGAGGTGGAGTGGTGTCGCAAGGCGCTGCCGCTCGGCAAGGCGCGCGCGCTGGTGGTGAATGCGGGCAATTCCAACGCCTTTACCGGTAATCGCGGCCGCGCGGCAGTCGAAGCGATCGCCGCCCGCACCGCGCAGCATCTCGGCTGCGATCCGTCGGACGTGTTCGTGTCGTCGACCGGCGTGATCGGCGTGCCGTTGCCGATCGACAAGGCCGAAGCCGGACTCGACGCCGCCTATGCGGCCGAGCCCTGCAGCTGGGAGCAGGCCGCCGCGACGATCATGACCACCGACACCTTCGCCAAGGGCGCGGTGACCACCGCGGTGGTCGACGGCCGAACCGTGACGCTGGCCGGCATCATCAAGGGCTCGGGCATGATCGCGCCGGACATGGCGACGATGCTCGGCTATGTCTTCACCGATGCCGCAGTCGACCCGGTGTTCCTCCAGCGCGCACTAGGCGATGCCAACGGCTCCAGCTTCTCGTGCATCACCGTCGACGGCGACACATCGACCAGCGACACCGTGCTCGCCTTCGCCACTGGCAAGGCCGGCAATGCGCCGCTGGCCAGCGACGAGGATGACGGCGCCGACGCCTTCCGCGCAGCGCTTGCCGATCTCTGCCGCCAGCTGGCGTTGCTCGTCGTGCGCGACGGCGAAGGCGCGCAGAAGCTGATCGAGATCGCCGTCGAGGGCGCCGAGAGCGACCGCAGCGCGCACCGGATCGCCCTGTCGATCGCCAACTCGCCGCTGGTGAAGACCGCAGTCGCCGGCGAGGACGCCAACTGGGGTCGCGTGGTGATGGCGGTCGGCAAGGCCGGCGAGCCCGCCGAGCGCGACCGCCTGGCCATCCGCTTCGGCACCACCCAGGTGGCCCGCGACGGGCTGGCGGTGGAAAGCTATGACGAGGCGCCGGTTGCCGCGCACCTGAAGGGGCAGCATGTCGAGATCGGCGTCGATCTCGGCCTGGGCGAGGGCCGCGCGACGGTTTGGACCTGCGACCTGACGCACGGCTATATCTCGATCAACGCCGACTATCGGAGCTGA
- a CDS encoding inositol monophosphatase family protein — protein sequence MRTVAETVVMPRFRNLAVEDVLEKTPGELVTIADREAELRLTEGLAAIDRDAVIVGEEACAADPALMEQATAARAWIIDPIDGTANFAAGQPPFGIMIALVEDGVTQAGWLYDPVADRMCHAVLGGGAFLGDAPVRARASGAARPLAAVSKVGQSEEEHAARAARFAEGFEMVPLPRCAAENYPRLVLGQNDIAIFRRTLVWDHAPGVLFLIEAGGYVGRWDGSPYRIGDEGIGIVAASTVELGKRATELLYA from the coding sequence ATGCGGACCGTTGCAGAGACGGTGGTGATGCCGCGTTTCCGCAACCTCGCGGTCGAGGACGTGCTGGAAAAGACGCCCGGCGAGCTGGTGACGATCGCCGATCGCGAGGCCGAGCTGCGGCTGACCGAAGGTCTCGCCGCCATCGATCGCGACGCGGTGATCGTCGGCGAGGAGGCATGTGCGGCCGATCCGGCGCTGATGGAGCAGGCGACCGCCGCGCGCGCGTGGATCATCGATCCGATCGACGGAACCGCGAACTTCGCCGCGGGCCAGCCGCCCTTCGGCATCATGATCGCGCTCGTCGAAGACGGCGTGACGCAGGCGGGTTGGCTCTATGATCCGGTCGCCGACCGGATGTGCCATGCGGTGCTCGGCGGCGGTGCTTTTCTCGGCGACGCACCGGTGCGCGCACGCGCTAGCGGCGCCGCGCGCCCGCTCGCTGCGGTGTCGAAGGTCGGCCAGTCGGAGGAAGAGCATGCCGCGCGTGCTGCGCGGTTTGCGGAAGGGTTCGAGATGGTGCCGCTGCCCCGCTGCGCCGCCGAGAATTATCCGCGGCTCGTGCTGGGTCAGAACGACATCGCCATATTCCGGCGGACGCTGGTGTGGGATCACGCGCCGGGCGTGTTGTTCCTCATCGAGGCCGGCGGCTATGTCGGCCGCTGGGACGGCAGCCCCTATCGTATCGGCGACGAGGGCATCGGCATCGTCGCTGCATCCACAGTCGAGCTGGGCAAGCGCGCGACGGAATTGCTGTACGCGTGA
- a CDS encoding energy transducer TonB — MLLVMALLAAQAQESAKGAQPLKPLTSPGNWVTDDDYPPSAVRQGHDGTVAFQLQIDSTGLPAGCSVTQSSGHEELDQQVCSLLVQRARFSPARDASGKAIAAPYNGRFTWRMARGETFFQPGTSSMEFELSADDILLNCRLGDKRLETAGQMCGPMTIGAPTPGFAAVGGGKHRRITTELFFEIGSHKPMLYDAPGQVKISKRTALFETDTEGKRVKCEAAMETPGIAAPPPAVAEMCTAVPATFAGQHLAAGGKDGPLSGSVVVATSWKELP, encoded by the coding sequence ATGCTTTTGGTGATGGCGCTGCTTGCGGCGCAGGCGCAGGAAAGCGCCAAGGGGGCTCAGCCGCTGAAGCCGCTGACCAGTCCCGGCAATTGGGTGACCGACGACGATTATCCGCCGTCAGCGGTGCGTCAGGGCCATGACGGTACCGTCGCCTTCCAGCTCCAGATCGATTCGACCGGGCTGCCGGCGGGGTGCAGCGTCACGCAGTCTTCGGGGCATGAGGAACTGGACCAGCAGGTCTGCAGCCTGCTCGTCCAGCGCGCCCGCTTCTCGCCGGCGCGCGATGCGAGCGGCAAGGCGATCGCTGCTCCATACAATGGCCGCTTCACCTGGCGGATGGCGCGCGGAGAAACGTTTTTCCAGCCGGGTACTAGCAGCATGGAATTCGAGCTTTCGGCGGACGACATTCTGCTCAACTGCCGGCTGGGAGACAAACGCCTGGAGACCGCCGGCCAGATGTGCGGGCCGATGACGATCGGCGCCCCGACGCCAGGCTTCGCCGCGGTCGGCGGCGGCAAGCACCGCCGCATCACCACGGAACTCTTCTTCGAGATCGGGTCGCACAAACCGATGCTGTACGACGCGCCCGGCCAGGTGAAGATCTCCAAGCGGACCGCGCTGTTCGAGACGGATACCGAGGGCAAGCGGGTGAAATGCGAGGCGGCGATGGAAACGCCGGGCATCGCCGCACCCCCTCCCGCCGTTGCAGAGATGTGCACGGCCGTTCCCGCGACCTTTGCCGGGCAGCATCTGGCCGCCGGTGGCAAGGATGGTCCGCTGTCCGGCAGTGTTGTCGTCGCCACCTCGTGGAAAGAACTGCCCTGA